In Halictus rubicundus isolate RS-2024b chromosome 1, iyHalRubi1_principal, whole genome shotgun sequence, the sequence ATCACCACCTGATACGATATCACATTCCACGACATAAGCAAAAAGAAATCCGGatgtattttgaaatttgagAAGGACTCTCTGTAGAAATATTGTGTAGAGATTATCAAGTTGTAGAATATCCATGCGCTGACCATGTAGACGCTCTCCACGCACTTCCCCGCTTTTTGTTCTTTCGACAAAACGATCGAACCAGTACCAAATAGAATGTTCAATACCAGAATTGGTCTGATAGTCTCGCTGAACGTTTTCGGTCGGAACATCTTGGACGATCCCAATTTTTCATTCGAAATGAAATTGACGGTGCACGACTCTGGACTGTACTTTTCCGCGGCGGTTCCGTCGCCGTGACTATGTCAACTGTCCTGTCACAATTCTCAGAATTAATAGTTTGCTAAGTAATGAAACTCGCTATGAAAAATTCTGACCTTCAGTGTCCTTGGGTTGACTTGTTGCTGTTGCGAGCTAGTAAACATTAATGATGGCCAAAAGAGTGGGGGGTAATATCTCTTGATTATTTGGTTCTCGTGTCTGCCTGTTGATAGTCTTTTCtacttattttaattttgtgaGTAGAAGTAGCATATAGTAGTCAGGCACATTATGATCGTGTAGATAACTTAATCATAAATTGAagaaattgaattgaaatttttcaaCCCGAACCGCCTCGCAGCCGGATCTAGAGTGGGCTCCGCAGCTGTTCATGGAGTCTCGATGAATTAACTCGAAGAGAGTTTCGTGTAAGCAACGACTCCGATTCATGCGGAACTTCCGTCCAGGAAACTGCCACGAAGATGAACTTTTCTACTTTTCtgcttttcttttccttttctcATTCCCTTATTTATTTCGTTCGGATGTCTTGGAATCCTCTCTTGGCTGGACGGAGCTGGCCCGGTAAAAAAGGGAAAAgcagagagggggagagagatcCCCGGACAATAATCGTCACGAAAATTAGCCTTTGTTCGCACGTAGCTCGCTTTGTTTCGATGATCCACCAGCTTTCGTCCTTGATCCAATTTTCCAATGTTTCGTGACTGTTCAATTTGCACCCGGTATGATGATTAGGGTTCTGTTGATCTTTTCGTATCGTACTCGTAACGGGAAACCAAAGTCTCACATGGTAATTTTGCAAGAGAAAATATGGAATCAATTGTGGTTTCTTGTATTTGAATATAATCTAttttctcaatttatttttatcgtccagaaatatttgaaatactatttaacGAAAAgttcaaatattttatactaTGCTAGATTATCGAAGTAAAATTTGTTTGTCTGCGAAAATTTGActgtttatttaaaacaatgttTTATTTCAATTGCAGAAGAACGATTATTTTAagtattatttgaaatattttttctcacAAATTTTGCCCTGCTCTGGATTTTGGTAAGTGATATGGGAGGAATTGTCCTCGGGAGAGAATTGTTTGTTGTCGGGAATAAGTTAATGTTGAGCGGTCAAATGGTGATGGTATCAATCTGAAATGTTGGTCTCAAGTGAATTCCCAGTGTGTTGGAAAAGATTATAGACAtgtgtttattataaatatttattatagaaaaatgtgcAATTTCGGGTGATATTTCATACATGGTTGAGCAAGGCTACTTGTTGAATTATTTGTTCTCACAAATATATAGATTAAAATACATAGGTACTTAAGGAAAACTTCCTCCTTAAATCATCTGAAGTGATAATACAAGCTAGAGTATTACAACAAAGTTAAAATACAATCAGCACAACaattaaataaattcgatcCTGTCATTTTCATAAGGAAACGTCATTTCGTCACATTTAATCTCGGTAGATttggttttaaaaataagtttaaGTAGATACGAATACATTGAGGTTTCAAGTATAATTTACTGTCACATTCACATCCGTCGCATTCCCAACTAAATGATGTCTTTGTTCCACTTGCGGCCGCAGTAATTGAACGATCACGATCAGATAGGCAAAGATCGAACCCACCACCTGAAAAATCGCAAATTGAATTTCATGAAATGTTGAATACGATTTATTAGATTGTTATACGGCaaagtcaacgtacacttgaaAGAAAGGTACGGTCGATGTCGACGAGTCCGCAAACAGTAAGTACCAGTGGATTTTCTAGTACTTGATGAGTGAATTGTTGAATCTACAATGagattaaatataaaaaatattatgtaGTGATTGCCTGAAGAAAGCACTTCGATTGTTTACCTCGGAGCGAAATTGTATGCTGGTCGATGAATTGTACAGTCGACATAGAAGGAATCCTGCTTTACCTGCCtgcatgaaattaaaaaaatatgatcaATATGATTATTACTTCTTGACTTTAAAATAGAGAATTACCTAAACTCACCTCGTTACTGGTTTGCATACAGTTGCTATGAAGGTGAATCATTCTCGACATGTTGATCATTAGCCAGATTATCAGGGGACAGGTTTCATAAATGATGTCGGCCGTGGATAGAGGTTGCCATATGCATAAGTTGAACATATACAATAATTTAACGATTGTTAAGAGCCAGATTAATGTCGTCAGAAGAAGCTGCATTCCGTAAAACTTATTTATTCGCCTTGCAATTTTGATCAAGTCCAGATGATATTTCCTGTATGGAACGACTTACTTGATATTTCAGCTCTATCGATAATTTTCATTGTGCCAAGTACACGAATGCTAAATAGTGAATATTACTTctatacaaataatattaataaagttAACAGTAAAAATTAGCATTTAGTCTGTTTCTAAAGCGGAACATTGGTTCCGAGAAATAAATTTAGATTCGAATAGGATGAAGCATtatctaaaataatttatagGTAAGGGCAGGCTTCTAAGATGTCAATATGAACTTGTGAAAAATGAACACGTTGAGCTCGTACGATGCTACATTGTCTCTAGATAATTGATGTCACAACAAATTGTCTTACTTTACTTTCGCGATAGTTTCCACGTTTCCATCATGAGCATGAGCGTTGAGATGTCTTCTCTTCTGAACCTGGCTGTTGCGTATCGCAAGAAATGGTTTAGGGCCTGAATGATCAGTCGTTTCGATCATCTCCTCCAATAAGTGGTTCAATTGACGGAAGTTCATTCGAATATACCTATTTTTCGAAAGCACGTGGTCGCATTAGTCAAATATTAATAACCTCGTGTTATATTTCCTTACCCGACCCAGAGTGTGAAAGATAGTTGGACGAACGTGATTATAATCGGGATTAGGTTTCCGGCAATAGTGAGAATAATTTTGTCCTCGATCGGTGCGTTTGGTTCGATTTGAATATTCCAGGTGATCACTAAGATTACCGTGACATGCGCCAACCACCAACTGAGATGATATATTTGATGCTTGTATTGTATTGGATACTGACTTGGCAATCCGATCGACTGCATTTTCTGGTCGATTCTGTCGATGGCTTCGATTAAATCCTGTGTACTCTGCTCACAAGTGGAATGAAAACTGACATTGGTAATGCGCAGCttcattatatatttatatacatttaGTTTACTTGAATGTGTTTTAAGTATACATACACACAGAAGTGTGTGCATAGATTCTAGAGTACATTGCACTTGATGTAATGTATTAATAAAAAACGAGACGTGGACGAGATTGACAAATTTTGATGGAAAtctatttttgtatataaaaaGTGTATCAAACGCAACGTACCTTCATTTTGAATTTCGTAACAAATATCAGCATCGTCATAAGCTCATACGACATCACAGACCACGCCGTGGCTACCAGgccattaaaatttatttttgtcgaTGCGAGAGCATGACGATAGATATGGTGTGACGAGAGTATAATGTTGAAGGATATCCAGGCGATGACCATGTACACGCTCTCTACGCACTTCCACGCTTTCTGATCCTTCGACAAAACGATCGAACCAGTACCAAATAGAATATTCAATAACAGAATCGGTCTGATCGTCTCGCTGAACGTTTTTGGTTGGAACATTTTtgacttttccaattttcagtTTCAAACGAAATTGACGGTACGCGACGCTCCACAGTACTGTCCCGTCACGGTTCCGTCGCTGTGACTTTGGCGGCATCATCCTgtcacaattttcaaaattaatagaTCGCTAAGTAATGAAACTCGCTATGAAAAATTCTGACCTCAAGTGTCCTTGTGCTGACTTGTTACTGTTGCGAGCTACTAAACATTAATGATGATCAATAGAAAGGGGGTTAAGATCTCTTGATTATTTGCTTGTGTCTGCCAATTGCTAGCCTTTTCTACTCGTTTTAATTTGGAAAAACACCATTAATGTAATGccattagtattattattggTTGGACCATAATGAATATAACGCATATTTCAAGTAGAAGTAGCATATAGTATTCGG encodes:
- the LOC143355823 gene encoding putative gustatory receptor 28b → MFQPKTFSETIRPILLLNILFGTGSIVLSKDQKAWKCVESVYMVIAWISFNIILSSHHIYRHALASTKINFNGLVATAWSVMSYELMTMLIFVTKFKMKSTQDLIEAIDRIDQKMQSIGLPSQYPIQYKHQIYHLSWWLAHVTVILVITWNIQIEPNAPIEDKIILTIAGNLIPIIITFVQLSFTLWVGYIRMNFRQLNHLLEEMIETTDHSGPKPFLAIRNSQVQKRRHLNAHAHDGNVETIAKVKKYHLDLIKIARRINKFYGMQLLLTTLIWLLTIVKLLYMFNLCIWQPLSTADIIYETCPLIIWLMINMSRMIHLHSNCMQTSNEAGKAGFLLCRLYNSSTSIQFRSEIQQFTHQVLENPLVLTVCGLVDIDRTFLSSVVGSIFAYLIVIVQLLRPQVEQRHHLVGNATDVNVTIIFKYKKPQLIPYFLLQNYHVRLWFPVTSTIRKDQQNPNHHTGCKLNSHETLENWIKDESWWIIETKRATCEQRLIFVTIIVRGSLSPSLLFPFLPGQLRPAKRGFQDIRTK